From the Planktothricoides raciborskii GIHE-MW2 genome, the window TCGCCTTGTGGTAAAACATCCGATTAGAAAAACTCACAATCGCCACCCCACCGGGTTTGAGAATTCGATGAATTTCGTGAAACACCGCTTCTGGGTATTGTAAATACTGCACCGAAACCGCATTCAACACCGCATCAAAACTTTGATCGGGTAAAGGCAGTTGAGGATTTTTATTCAAATCCTGCAAAAAATAATGATCAAAGCGGGTATTTTTTGCCAGTTCAGCCTGATTCAACCCGTGACCTTCTACATGAGAAAAATCCATCTCATCGGGCAAATGGGAAACCCAGCTACTCATCAGATCCAAAATCCGAGTATTCGGTTTTAGACGTTCTCGATATACATTGGTCAGTTGGTCGATAAACCCGTCATCCACATGGGTGACAAATCGGGGATAGGAATAAAACAGCGTATCATCAGACTCGTCTAATTTACAACGTTGAATCGGTGCAAGCAACATGAGTAATCAGTCAAGGTAAAAACAATGAATAATGATTTTCTATTTTATATAGAAATTTACTGGTTGAGTGTTGCTAAGTCCAGTTCAACCAGCACCAGAAGGGATTAGAACAGTCAATGGCGGCGATTTGCCCAAGGAAAATCAAGGGAACAAGATCGCCTTCTTGACCAGGGAATTAACCCTAGAGAGAATACACTTGACCATCCACCAACAAGCGGCTAATTCCTTTTGCCTCCAAATAGGGAGCCGTTTTTTGCAACATCCCCCCATCGGGAACCTTAATCACCCGCTGATTTCGATTAGAAAATCGTCTCGCCACTCGATGATTATCAAAAACCGGCAAAGTTCTTTGCTGGAATTCATTTAAAGAAATTTTTCCCAGTTCACTAAAATCTCCCAAAGGACGAGTAATCAACTCCCCACCTCGGTCTACCACAATATAACAAGGTCTGGGTAACTCAGCATTTTTAATCGGCAGGACTTCGACGACGGTTTGAGAAATTTTCCGAGGCCCACTAATGTATGGTTCATTATCCTCCTCATCATCCTCATCATCATAGTCGTCATCATCCTCATCATCAATATCATCATCATCGAGCAAATCTTCGCCCAGCATTTCATGTAAAGTGCTGGCTTCTGCTTGATAAATCTCGTCTACATCATCATCACGGGAACTTTCGATCTCTGCTTGATCTAACAGACTCAGTTGAGTGCCAGAATCGAATAACCCTTGTGATTCATTCGTCACCGAAGAACGCTTTCTCGGACGGCGGTTGTCTGCGAGAGGTGATACTACCTCTAATTCAGGGGCTGTCGGGACTACACGGCCCGATCGCTTCTCTTGAATTAGGGTTTCATATTCATGCTCAGATAAACTGCTTTTGAGGATGCGGCTAATCGTCGAACTACTCACCCCATAGCGACTAGCCAAGGTTAAAGTAGTTTCTCCCGGCTGTCGATAAAGTTCGATGATATCGCATTTGTCAGAATCAGATAATTTTCGAGAACTCATGCCGCCTCTGTAGTTAAGAGAATCTTGTTGCTATTACCCAATTAATATAATTTGCGCCACGCAGCGCGGGATCTTTCAATATAATACCAAACGGAAAAAGTTAATTATATCAAGATTTTATCTCAAATAGAACATTGACATCTTTATTTATACTTGTCATTTCTCCGAAAGTCGTTTGTCTCTCTACTGTAGGGGCGAATGGCCATATAGTCTTACGACTAATGCTTCGCAATGGAACCCCTACAGACCGTTCCCCGTTCCCTCAAACCAATAACCAATAACTAATAACCAATAACCAATGACATTACGACAAGCTATTAGCTTTGAGCTTTCACCTTTCAGCCGCAGAAATCTGGCTGAGAAGCTGAGAAGCTGACCTCCCGAAAAAAATAATCCGGAGATCAAAATCTCCTGATCGGCAGGAAATCTCACACTCCGGATCGGCAATTCAAGGACAATTCAAAGATCGGATCAACTAGAAGAGGAAGATCCACCTCGTCGGCGTCGGCCTTGACGGGAACGAGTGGAAATGTGATATTCCAAAACCGCACCAATACCAAACAGCACTGGAGAGAAAATCCAAAACACTTCCAAAAGGTTGCCACTTTGATAATTTTCAATCGATCTATCGGCGTATTTAAACCACATATCCGCAATATAAAGGGAAAAAGTCGCTGCGGCGATCATTTGCCAAGATTGGGAAAATTTACCGCCCCAAAAGGCCAAAAGCAGCGCTGTGGCAATAATCAAGAGAAATACATCAGCGACTACATAAAATAGTCCTACATAGTAGGAATATTTGGACAATTCGGTATCAATGGCCAAGATGATCCTTGGGGCAGTGGTGGAAAATTCGGGAATGACCGCTTCAGTTGCAGTCAAAGCACCTTCTGTGGGCATAGAAACCCAAAAGGCGAAAGCAATACCGAGGGCGGCAATTCCCAGTAATACTGCCCACTGCCAAATTTCCAGGTTGACGCGCTTGGAGAGAACTGCCAATACCATGCCCCAACCCAGACAGATATAGGTAATCAGAAAAAATATATCTCCCAAAGTCACATCTGGCTGTAACTGCCAAATTAGTTCCCAGCAGCCAAACAATATATCGCCGATCGCGTATGACAGCAGCCCGATCCCAATTGCCAGCCAAACCGTCCGTCCGCTGACCACCTGTGGAGAACGCCAATTTCTCAAACACAGAATGCCTCCGGCCAAAAATGCGACCACTTCAAAAATCAAAGTACCAATTGAATACCAAAGCGGTCGTTCCTCACCGGGAGGAGTAACACTGAATAGCAGAAAAAACAACAGAGCAAAGACCGCCCAAGCAATGCCGGCGACAATCAAATTTTGGGCTGATAGCAACGGTTGAGAACTGCTTAACTTTTCTGAGCTTGTACGCATAGGACATCCCAAAAGGTTAACTCGCTGTTTGCGGATCGCAAAGACATATGAATGGATATAACTTTGCGGTTCTCGCTTCTTCAGGCGGAATCCAGGATCGGGTTCAGATCAATCCTATTTGTCCTGGGAGTTCCGGATCAATTGTTACAGATTGTGATTTAATCTGTTCCCCAGAGCTTACCTAGGGGATATTGATTCATCCAATCAACAAACTGCTTGCGCTCACTTTGTTGCAAGTCTTCCAAGGCATCAACGGCTCCAGCAGTAAAGCTGTCATTGCCAAAATATTGTTTGCCAAGATTAAAGAGTTCTTGCAACAAGGTAGTTATATGATGCTCCTGCCATGCGGGCATCTTGTCTTCTAAAGGATTCATCTCAAGTAGCTGACTCACCGCCTTGGGAGAATCGACTTGGGGGAATTTCCACTTTTGCATGATTTGAGCAATGTCCTTCTGAAAGGCAGAAGCTTGCCGGTTGCCAAGCAAATCTTCAATATCGAAGTACACCGCTTGCATTAGTAGTAAAGAAGCTTGGGTCAACACGGCGGTAGATGCCGTTCCAGCCCCGCTGGTGTCGTCACCAAGTTGTTCTATTTTTATTTTTCCCCAAACACTGTATCTGTCAGGCTCTTCGAGCAGGACACAAGCTTTCCCACGGTTATCAGTCAGATCCCGCCAGAAAGCTCTTGCCTCTTCCGCTTGAGCCGCACCAAATACGTTAATCAAACGAAAGCTTTGACCTTGATAGTTCAGAATTGGAATCTGCTGACCCGTTTTGGGGTGCTGAACACTAGAGATTTCAACATCCTGCCGTTTCAGAATAAACATGACACTGCCAATTAAATCTTTGTGGCTTGCCTGGGCTACAATAGCCCTTGGGTGTTCCCGCCTTCGCGGGAATGACAAGGTGATTCTCTGGACAGTCGCCTGCGCCTGAGACGTTTAATCAGTGAGAGGCGGTCTGCCGGAGAATGTTGTCTCCGTCGGCTCACCAATGGATTGATGATTTTACGGAGACAGTTGCCTGATTCATAATTTACTGCTTTACTGTACATTTATCACTATCTTGGATCAGACTGTTCTCAGTTCCCTCCTGGAGGCGATCGCTCATATTTTTGATTTCTTAGACCACTATGGACATATTTTGATACCATATATTAATGTGAAAGGTATCGCAAACCTTGTTTGATCTTTTTTTAGATCCAAATTGGCGAAAATCGTGATATACTATACCAGCACGATCGCTTGGGTGCGTAACTCAGATGGAT encodes:
- a CDS encoding class I SAM-dependent methyltransferase gives rise to the protein MLLAPIQRCKLDESDDTLFYSYPRFVTHVDDGFIDQLTNVYRERLKPNTRILDLMSSWVSHLPDEMDFSHVEGHGLNQAELAKNTRFDHYFLQDLNKNPQLPLPDQSFDAVLNAVSVQYLQYPEAVFHEIHRILKPGGVAIVSFSNRMFYHKAIQAWRDGSEANRVELVKGYFNSVQGFKKFSVPEVIAVRSEVPSFLQFFGMAGGDPFYAVIAYRTA
- a CDS encoding Npun_F0813 family protein, with translation MFILKRQDVEISSVQHPKTGQQIPILNYQGQSFRLINVFGAAQAEEARAFWRDLTDNRGKACVLLEEPDRYSVWGKIKIEQLGDDTSGAGTASTAVLTQASLLLMQAVYFDIEDLLGNRQASAFQKDIAQIMQKWKFPQVDSPKAVSQLLEMNPLEDKMPAWQEHHITTLLQELFNLGKQYFGNDSFTAGAVDALEDLQQSERKQFVDWMNQYPLGKLWGTD